The sequence TACTTGCCGACGGTGAAGATGGCAAAGCCACTCAACGGGAATTGGTTGCACAGCTTGACCAGATTAACGGTTACATGCTGTTAGTTGCTCCGCTGCTAAAAGAGCCCATCCAATCAAAATGGCTTGATGACCTGAATTGGCTGACCCAAACCATGGTCGATCACTATCACTCTCAAGATGAACAACGCTTCTACGGTGCAATTCACAGCAAAGCAGCCATGATGCCGAACGCCAATCACAACGATTTTGGGCACACGATAAAAGCGTATTGGATGACTTACCTTACCGGACAAACACTGGATAACTCCGAATGGAAAGAGTTCGGTATGAAAGGGATGAAGCACACTTTAGCCCAAGCGCAGTACCAGAAAGACTTCACCGATGTATCCCAATACTTTGGCGGCAAGCTTCAGAAGGCATGGCAAGGACGAGAAATTACTGGCTGGCAAAGCAGACCAAACACAAATTGGGCTTCCTCATGGGAGTGGGCTGAGCTCGACCAAGCTGCAATGACGGTATCTCTTGTCGATGGTTCAATGAAAGAAGTCCTGCAATACACGTTGCCGACTTTTCATGATGTGTGGGTCGACCACAAATATGGTGGTGTAGGGCTTGAACCTAAGCGCACCAAAGCTTTCCATTGGGGCAACGGGTACCATCAGTTTGAGCACGCGTTGATTGGTTATTTGTACGCACAGCAAGTTGAAGAGCAACCCGCGGTATTGCACTACGCAAGGCCAACCAACAGCACAATGCCAATGGCACCGTATTACTATCAAGGGGATTTGGTTAAGTTGGAGAAGCTTGAGGGCGGAATGCAGAAGGTCAGCTTCAATAATATTCGACCTTAGCGTCTGACATTCGCTCATCGATACTTTTAGTCGCGAGTAAGGAGGAAGAGGAAGAGATTAATCACTGATCGTTGCCAAAGCCTGAGAATAAAAGAAGCTTTTCAGGCTTTTGAAAAATCACTTCTTCTTGTTCTGCTCAACCAGTTTTTCATTCCACGCTACGTTGCCGTCTCGCTTGCTCACATCATACTCAGAACAGAACTGCGATATGGTCATGTTGTTGTCGCCTGTTGCTAACTTTAACGCTAACTGCACTTGCTGGAGCTTGCTTTGAAGGCGAAGATTTTGGCCCGCCTTTGGGCTTTTTTCTTTGGCGAACTTTAAGGCAGCATGTTTACGCTCGGCGGCACCTGCTCGGCGATCGGCTTCTGATAATAGATATTTTAGCTGCGCGACACTTTTCCCCTTTTTGAAAGCAGGTTCAAGCAGTTCGACACACTCATCAAATGATGGATTTATAACATACGGATCAATTCTATGCGCTTGTTGGCGCATCCACTCTAGCGCGAGCTTTTCATCTGACATTTTGCAATCTTTACCAATAAAACAGCCGTACATGGTATCGCTCAATAGCAAACCGCTGCAATAGAAAATTGAGTAACTTTGGATCTTTAGACTATGCCTAAATCATCAATGCTTTTTAGATAATCGACTTACCCCTTATTACCAACGATTTAGGCAGATCTTACGAGCCTTTATTTCCACTAACTCGTGAAGGTAATCCAACGTCGTAAGATCCACTTAAACTCAATATTGAATAATTTTGTTCGGTAATTTAATGACAAAAGTGCTAACTTTCTCTGGTTTCAAAAAGATGAGCCAAAGAGCTACGGCTCAAAGAGGAGCATCCTAAAAGAACGTATCTCTCCATCTTACGCCTGTTTCTAAGGAACCCTTTGAAGTTAACTCACTTTAAATACAAAACACGTAAAGGCCCAGACTACCGACATGGCGATCAGGTGTCTTTTATGGACATCAAGCAGACCTTCGGTATGGGCAGTATTCGTGTGGGGGCTTGGGTAACGAAAGAAGAGAAAGAGTTAGCCGCAAATCTGATCTTCGATTCATTGGCTGACTTAGCTTACATCTTAGCCCTGCCA comes from Vibrio bathopelagicus and encodes:
- a CDS encoding AGE family epimerase/isomerase, which translates into the protein MLRASIALISVTSLAVSANIALPTGEDWIAHASEGLAPYWLMPSAQGEPIGNFPTFRCDDGTLLDVTNVCPELDRGWITPHFGKEFTRMKSRQTYAYGVLYHLTGNKQALALAKQGAYYLIEHLEDEQNGGFISFTKDGKAGLEWQQRTSQDQAYALVGLAMYYYLTQDKKVEQALIAQQAFIFDKYRLSDNSGLAWVLADGEDGKATQRELVAQLDQINGYMLLVAPLLKEPIQSKWLDDLNWLTQTMVDHYHSQDEQRFYGAIHSKAAMMPNANHNDFGHTIKAYWMTYLTGQTLDNSEWKEFGMKGMKHTLAQAQYQKDFTDVSQYFGGKLQKAWQGREITGWQSRPNTNWASSWEWAELDQAAMTVSLVDGSMKEVLQYTLPTFHDVWVDHKYGGVGLEPKRTKAFHWGNGYHQFEHALIGYLYAQQVEEQPAVLHYARPTNSTMPMAPYYYQGDLVKLEKLEGGMQKVSFNNIRP